From Pseudoalteromonas rubra, one genomic window encodes:
- a CDS encoding murein hydrolase activator EnvC family protein: MRHTLAVLSVCLLPLLGQANETRTKADLAAVQAELKKSQAAYQQQQASFSALKSTLQSFELEIAKSAKALAFTEQGISENKQQQYTLQREAEQLELQKKRLQRLLAAQLKSAYVTGSHDYSKMLLNQQHAAALERTISYYDYFNQARIAQLEALKSVFAKLAENRTQLERKKKQLLALQAQQTVRRDELMLAQNARKTHLAKLNDKLSQAKAAIAYLEENEQTLISTLETLASEQASSPEQYVAQLQGLQRLKGKLAWPLDGRLKHRFGQRKHVGMNWKGVVIRGSNGTPVNSVAPGQVVYADWLNGFGWVIVLDHGEGFMSLYGHAQTLLKDVGDQVMPGESIALVGQSGGQTDPGLYFEIRHKGSAVDPVKWCRSS; encoded by the coding sequence ATGCGCCATACGCTTGCTGTACTCTCGGTCTGTTTGCTGCCTTTACTGGGACAGGCAAATGAAACCCGCACCAAAGCCGATCTGGCTGCGGTGCAGGCTGAGCTCAAAAAGAGTCAGGCCGCCTATCAACAGCAACAAGCCAGCTTTAGTGCACTCAAAAGCACCCTGCAATCTTTTGAGCTGGAGATCGCAAAAAGTGCCAAGGCACTGGCATTCACCGAGCAAGGGATCAGCGAAAACAAACAACAGCAATATACACTGCAACGCGAAGCCGAGCAGCTTGAACTGCAAAAAAAGCGCTTACAGCGGCTGTTGGCAGCACAGCTCAAAAGTGCCTATGTCACAGGCAGCCACGATTACTCAAAAATGCTGTTGAACCAGCAACATGCCGCGGCGTTAGAGCGCACCATCAGTTACTACGATTACTTTAACCAGGCACGTATCGCGCAGCTCGAAGCCCTCAAATCAGTATTTGCCAAATTGGCTGAAAACCGTACCCAGTTAGAGCGTAAAAAGAAACAGCTGCTTGCGTTGCAAGCGCAGCAGACCGTCCGTCGGGACGAATTAATGCTGGCGCAAAACGCCCGCAAAACCCATCTGGCCAAACTCAACGATAAGCTCAGTCAGGCAAAAGCGGCTATCGCCTACCTCGAAGAAAACGAGCAAACCTTAATTTCCACCCTCGAAACCTTAGCCTCAGAGCAGGCCAGCAGCCCCGAACAATATGTGGCGCAACTGCAAGGGTTACAAAGGTTAAAGGGCAAGCTTGCCTGGCCTCTCGATGGCCGTCTGAAACACAGGTTTGGTCAGCGAAAACATGTTGGCATGAACTGGAAAGGCGTCGTGATCCGAGGCAGCAATGGCACACCGGTTAATAGTGTCGCACCGGGTCAGGTGGTCTATGCCGATTGGTTGAACGGTTTTGGCTGGGTCATCGTATTAGATCATGGGGAAGGCTTTATGAGCCTGTACGGTCACGCCCAGACCCTGCTTAAGGACGTTGGCGATCAGGTTATGCCAGGCGAGTCCATCGCCCTGGTTGGGCAAAGCGGCGGACAAACCGATCCTGGTCTATACTTCGAAATACGGCATAAGGGAAGCGCTGTTGATCCAGTAAAATGGTGCAGATCCAGTTAA